The following proteins are co-located in the Malus sylvestris chromosome 13, drMalSylv7.2, whole genome shotgun sequence genome:
- the LOC126595598 gene encoding major strawberry allergen Fra a 1-3-like, with amino-acid sequence MGVFTYETEFASVCAPARLYNALVLDADNLIPKIAPQAVKTAEILEGDGGVGTIKKISFGEGSEYSYVKHKVDGIDKDNFVYNYSLIEADVISDKIEKISYETKLVASGSGSIIKSTSHYHTKGDVEIKEEHVKAGKERAHGLFKLIENYLVANPDAYN; translated from the coding sequence ATGGGTGTCTTCACATATGAAACTGAATTCGCTTCAGTCTGCGCTCCTGCTAGGTTGTACAATGCTCTTGTTCTTGATGCTGACAACCTCATCCCAAAGATTGCTCCACAAGCAGTTAAAACTGCTGAAATTCTTGAGGGAGATGGAGGTGTTGGAACCATCAAGAAGATTAGCTTTGGTGAAGGAAGTGAATACAGCTATGTGAAGCACAAGGTTGATGGAATTGACAAAGATAACTTTGTCTACAATTACAGTTTGATTGAAGCAGATGTCATTTCTGACAAGATTGAGAAGATCTCTTATGAGACTAAGTTGGTGGCTTCCGGCAGCGGTTCCATCATCAAGAGCACCAGCCATTACCACACTAAGGGAGATGTTGAGATCAAAGAAGAGCATGTTAAGGCTGGGAAAGAAAGGGCCCATGGTTTGTTCAAGCTCATTGAGAACTACCTTGTGGCCAACCCTGATGCCTATAACTAA
- the LOC126595603 gene encoding major strawberry allergen Fra a 1-3-like: MGVFTYKSEFTSVIPPARLYNAFVLDADNLIPKIAPHAVKSTEILEGDGGVGTIKKINFGEGSTYNYVKHRIDGVDKDNFVYKYSVIEGDAISETIEKICYETKLVASGSGCVIKSTSHYHTKGDVEIKEEHVKAGKEKASHLFKLIENYLLEHQDAYN; the protein is encoded by the coding sequence ATGGGAGTTTTCACATACAAATCCGAGTTCACCTCCGTCATCCCCCCCGCTAGGTTGTACAATGCCTTTGTTCTTGATGCTGACAACCTCATCCCCAAGATTGCACCACATGCAGTGAAGAGCACTGAGATCCTTGAAGGAGATGGCGGAGTTGGAACCATTAAGAAGATCAACTTCGGTGAAGGTAGCACATACAACTATGTCAAGCACAGAATCGATGGAGTTGACAAGGACAACTTTGTGTATAAATACAGTGTGATTGAGGGAGATGCTATCTCCGAAACAATTGAGAAAATTTGTTACGAGACTAAGTTGGTGGCTTCCGGCAGCGGTTGCGTCATCAAGAGCACTAGCCACTATCACACCAAGGGAGATGTTGAGATCAAGGAAGAGCATGTTAAGGCTGGCAAAGAGAAGGCCTCCCACCTCTTCAAGCTGATTGAGAACTACCTCTTGGAGCACCAGGATGCCTACAACTAA
- the LOC126595602 gene encoding major strawberry allergen Fra a 1-3-like, with translation MGVFTYETEFASVCAPARLYNALVLDADNLIPKIAPQAVKTAEILEGDGGVGTIKKISFGEGSEYSYVKHKVDGIDKDNFVYNYSLIEGDVISDKIEKISYETKLVASGSGSVIKSTSHYHTKGDVEIKEEHVKAGKERAHGLFKLIENYLVANPDAYN, from the coding sequence ATGGGTGTCTTCACATATGAAACTGAATTCGCCTCAGTCTGCGCTCCTGCTAGGTTGTACAATGCTCTTGTTCTTGATGCTGACAACCTCATCCCAAAGATTGCTCCACAAGCAGTTAAAACTGCTGAAATTCTTGAGGGAGATGGAGGTGTTGGAACCATCAAGAAGATTAGCTTTGGTGAAGGAAGTGAATACAGCTATGTGAAGCACAAGGTTGATGGAATTGACAAAGATAACTTTGTCTACAACTACAGTTTGATTGAAGGAGATGTCATTTCTGACAAGATTGAGAAGATCTCTTATGAGACTAAGTTGGTAGCTTCCGGCAGCGGTTCCGTCATCAAGAGCACCAGCCACTACCACACTAAGGGAGATGTTGAGATCAAGGAAGAGCATGTTAAGGCTGGGAAAGAAAGAGCCCATGGTTTGTTCAAGCTTATTGAGAACTACCTTGTGGCCAACCCTGATGCCTATAACTAA